In the genome of Lathyrus oleraceus cultivar Zhongwan6 chromosome 4, CAAS_Psat_ZW6_1.0, whole genome shotgun sequence, the window CATTTTGCCTCGGCGCTTGAGCTCTCGGTTGTTGATAAACAGGAGCTGCTGGTGCTTGTTGATAAGTTGGAGGAGCCGCAACACGTTGTTGAACTGGAGCTGGTCGATAAGCTGGAGGCGCTTGATAAGCCTGAGCAGGCTGTTGATTGAATGCAGGCGTCACAGCAGCTACGTATGGTTGCGGGCCGTACTGGACAGGATACATGGGTTGTTGATAGGGAAGCGGTTGTTGAACATACTGCTAAGGTAGATATTGTTGTGGTCTCCTTCTTGGAGGAGCTCTTCCTTGACCAACAATCACAACATttgtttccccttccttctttctgggAAAACCTCCAGAGAACTTCTTTTGATTGGCATTTGAAGTTCCAGCTACAACCGCCAGTTTGCCATTCCTTACACCATATTCTACGCGAGCTCCTATAGCAACAAGCTCGGAGAATCCCAAAGAAGcacttccaaccatcttctcGTAGAATTGGGGTTGGACAGTGTCGATAAACAGTTCAGCCAATTCTTTCTCAGCAAGAGGTGGTTCAACCTGAGAAGCTagttccctccatctttgagcatactctttgaaggacTCCTTGTCATGT includes:
- the LOC127136377 gene encoding extensin-like, producing MYPVQYGPQPYVAAVTPAFNQQPAQAYQAPPAYRPAPVQQRVAAPPTYQQAPAAPVYQQPRAQAPRQNAQNQNIRQGERATFNPIPMSYTELYPSLLQKGLVVPRPMGPPPDRLPPWYNPNAHCPFHEGAPGMT